From the Bdellovibrio reynosensis genome, one window contains:
- the coxB gene encoding cytochrome c oxidase subunit II, which yields MMWFNLAKAQSFMPTQGTEIAKQVDNLYGFLLITSFIACALVIGGMIYFVWKYRRKTPNDKTAYISHNTFLEFVWSFIPLVIFLGVFAWGWYIYHDMRTMPKNALEINVVGKQWAWEMEYKNGYKTVNELVVPINTDVKLILSSLDVLHSFFVPSFRMKQDAVPGQYTAVWFRADKLGDFHIFCTEYCGTSHSGMIGKLKVVNKEDFDRYLEQGQEERNLPLAKRGEKLFAVKACASCHSVDSPAVKVGPTLFQKFGTEEVLDDNSKVTIDENYLRDSMLNPNKHIVKGFPKGVMPTFQGQLNENELSALVEYIKELK from the coding sequence ATGATGTGGTTTAATTTAGCGAAGGCCCAATCCTTCATGCCCACACAAGGAACTGAGATTGCAAAGCAGGTAGACAATCTCTATGGTTTCTTGTTGATTACTAGCTTTATTGCCTGCGCTCTCGTAATCGGCGGGATGATTTACTTTGTATGGAAATACAGACGTAAAACACCTAACGATAAGACTGCTTACATTTCCCACAATACTTTCTTGGAGTTCGTGTGGTCATTCATTCCACTAGTAATCTTCTTGGGTGTATTTGCTTGGGGCTGGTACATCTACCACGACATGAGAACCATGCCGAAGAACGCTCTTGAGATCAACGTAGTTGGTAAGCAATGGGCTTGGGAAATGGAATACAAGAACGGTTATAAAACCGTGAATGAACTTGTTGTTCCAATCAACACTGACGTGAAATTGATCCTTTCATCTTTGGATGTTCTTCACTCATTCTTCGTACCTTCTTTCCGTATGAAACAAGATGCTGTTCCTGGACAATATACAGCAGTGTGGTTCAGAGCGGATAAGCTTGGCGATTTCCATATCTTCTGTACAGAGTACTGCGGTACTTCGCACTCAGGCATGATCGGAAAATTGAAAGTAGTTAATAAAGAAGATTTCGACCGTTATTTGGAACAAGGCCAGGAAGAACGCAATTTGCCATTGGCAAAACGCGGAGAAAAACTTTTCGCGGTTAAAGCCTGCGCTTCTTGCCACTCTGTAGATTCCCCTGCGGTAAAGGTAGGTCCTACATTATTCCAAAAATTCGGCACAGAAGAAGTTCTTGATGATAACTCTAAAGTTACTATCGATGAAAACTACCTTCGCGATTCTATGCTGAATCCGAATAAGCACATTGTTAAAGGTTTCCCTAAAGGTGTTATGCCTACCTTCCAGGGTCAGTTAAATGAAAATGAACTCAGCGCGCTTGTTGAGTACATCAAGGAATTGAAATAA
- a CDS encoding SCO family protein: MLSNKLVFKMKTMGMALSGAVLVLFSLPETQAYDGKPAPMVASEQPKELQGIGIDEKLGQKIDLNLKVKDDNGQEVTLGSFFDGKHPVIISPVYFACPGLCNFHLNGLTDGLKLMEKEWSVGKKYKILSMSFDSKETPELAAQKKATYMKLYDREGAEQGWHFLSADEATVQAITQSLGFKFKWDEKAQEWAHASAAVVITPDGTISRYLHGIMFDPKDIKLALNEATEGKIGSFVEHLVLYCFKYDPQQSKYTLAAFNVMKLGGALMVLVMVLWLLPIYIRSRRAKSKEAGR, from the coding sequence ATGCTTTCTAATAAGCTTGTTTTTAAAATGAAAACAATGGGTATGGCTCTCTCTGGAGCCGTTCTCGTTTTATTTTCATTGCCTGAAACACAAGCTTACGACGGTAAACCAGCGCCGATGGTTGCAAGCGAGCAGCCTAAAGAACTTCAAGGCATCGGCATTGATGAAAAGCTTGGTCAGAAAATCGATCTGAATTTGAAAGTGAAAGACGATAACGGTCAGGAAGTGACCTTGGGCTCTTTCTTTGATGGCAAACATCCGGTGATTATTTCTCCGGTTTATTTTGCCTGCCCGGGGCTTTGCAATTTCCATCTTAACGGTCTGACTGATGGCCTTAAATTGATGGAAAAAGAATGGTCTGTCGGAAAGAAATATAAAATTCTTTCTATGAGTTTTGACTCAAAAGAAACTCCAGAGTTGGCAGCCCAGAAAAAAGCGACTTACATGAAACTTTATGACCGCGAAGGCGCTGAGCAGGGATGGCACTTCCTTTCCGCTGACGAAGCCACTGTTCAGGCAATCACTCAGTCATTGGGTTTTAAATTTAAATGGGACGAGAAAGCTCAGGAATGGGCCCATGCCTCTGCAGCGGTGGTTATCACTCCAGACGGCACGATTTCTCGTTATTTGCACGGGATCATGTTTGATCCCAAGGACATCAAGTTAGCTCTTAATGAAGCGACCGAAGGAAAAATCGGCAGCTTCGTCGAGCACTTGGTGCTTTATTGTTTTAAGTATGACCCACAACAGAGCAAGTACACCCTGGCTGCCTTCAACGTAATGAAGCTGGGCGGGGCGCTGATGGTTCTGGTGATGGTATTATGGTTATTGCCGATTTATATTCGCTCTCGCAGAGCGAAGTCCAAAGAGGCGGGGAGATAA
- a CDS encoding c-type cytochrome — protein MSETRDEYNRGGLIAFAFSMVFCFVFFFYLVAIHKGVDLGENVVDPNAPAVEGAAPVFNITDVKEPWVSTPELVTYGAKVYKTNCAMCHGDQGKGDGAAGAGLNPKPRNLVEGKWTQGDGAIAHFNVLTNGIKGTSMASYAHFKPADRWALVAYIESITENKSKDDPAKVAEFAKTAQ, from the coding sequence ATGTCTGAAACTAGAGATGAATATAATCGCGGTGGTTTGATTGCTTTTGCTTTCTCCATGGTATTTTGCTTCGTATTTTTCTTCTACCTTGTAGCGATTCATAAGGGTGTTGATTTAGGAGAAAACGTCGTTGATCCAAATGCTCCAGCTGTCGAAGGAGCTGCGCCTGTCTTTAATATCACTGACGTGAAAGAACCATGGGTTTCTACCCCTGAGCTAGTGACTTATGGTGCGAAAGTTTACAAAACAAACTGCGCTATGTGCCACGGTGATCAAGGTAAAGGTGACGGTGCTGCGGGTGCTGGTTTGAATCCTAAACCTCGTAACCTTGTTGAAGGCAAATGGACTCAAGGTGACGGCGCTATCGCTCACTTTAACGTGCTTACAAACGGTATTAAAGGGACATCGATGGCTTCTTATGCTCACTTCAAACCGGCTGATCGCTGGGCTCTAGTGGCGTACATTGAATCTATCACAGAAAATAAATCAAAAGACGATCCTGCAAAAGTAGCTGAGTTTGCAAAAACTGCTCAATAA
- a CDS encoding alpha/beta fold hydrolase, which yields MINYEIKENVVPEDIFFIHGNLSSNRWWYPAGEVWAAEAKGKDHKGSLIFAEFRGCGKSAAPKDSSEVDLHLFADDFIRVLKSLNKTSVHVVGHSTGGLIAALMLAKEPSLFKKAVLLDPVGAQGITFDKSMIAAFEQMKADKNLTAAVIGSTIHNNNPHSLFFNHIIVEDAFHSVKTVGHWVLEALDGLDVREDLKDVGHEVLVLHGEHDKLLPVSDSQNLAKLFSRGSFEIIEGQGHCANVEAPEKLVNIINRYLF from the coding sequence ATGATTAACTACGAAATTAAAGAAAACGTAGTTCCTGAAGACATCTTCTTTATTCATGGCAACTTATCCTCAAACCGCTGGTGGTATCCTGCGGGCGAAGTTTGGGCTGCTGAAGCCAAAGGAAAAGACCATAAAGGTTCATTGATCTTCGCTGAATTTCGCGGCTGTGGAAAAAGTGCAGCGCCAAAAGACTCCAGTGAAGTCGACCTGCATCTATTTGCGGACGACTTTATTCGCGTCCTTAAATCGCTAAATAAGACATCTGTTCATGTTGTTGGACATTCCACTGGGGGACTTATCGCAGCATTAATGTTGGCGAAAGAGCCGTCGCTTTTCAAAAAAGCTGTGCTGTTAGATCCTGTTGGTGCGCAAGGTATTACCTTTGATAAATCCATGATTGCCGCCTTTGAACAGATGAAAGCAGATAAAAATCTGACGGCAGCTGTGATCGGTTCAACGATTCATAATAATAACCCTCACAGCCTATTTTTTAATCACATCATCGTTGAAGACGCTTTTCATTCCGTGAAAACCGTTGGGCACTGGGTGCTTGAAGCCCTTGATGGGCTTGATGTTCGTGAAGATTTAAAAGATGTCGGTCACGAAGTTTTAGTGTTGCATGGAGAACACGATAAACTTTTGCCTGTTTCAGATTCCCAGAATTTGGCGAAACTTTTTTCCCGAGGAAGTTTTGAAATTATTGAAGGTCAAGGTCATTGCGCCAACGTTGAAGCGCCAGAGAAGTTAGTGAATATCATTAACAGATATCTGTTCTAA
- a CDS encoding alpha/beta fold hydrolase, with amino-acid sequence MKFLFSAFFVFGSSIFISLQANAKTEAFKGFVAVAAKRELYVDYVPAEKNQPTVILVNGLTYSTRQWNGFVEPLLQRGVGILRYDPFGQGQTLLKYAPILAPIPYQDQVSDLKTLLEKMQLKGPYHLVGLSYGGGIIAGFAAQYPQLVKNLIMMAPFTRPLDGQDNWIKSQIWATRQMFPFNKASDDDLYDYFLHQIIYATYPQAEPIVLENPFKLEATYRLVQGIRKFRPVDHTQSIPAKSLHLVIARQDQYINTSVLDEYWDAVPVASRASRLYINGSEHKMVEAVPYFSAAWVYQIVKGNPEFQGGKDFEGYPFRGEVKNGDKVIKVGRE; translated from the coding sequence ATGAAATTTCTGTTTTCGGCTTTCTTTGTTTTTGGATCTAGTATTTTTATTTCGCTTCAAGCTAATGCAAAGACTGAAGCCTTCAAAGGTTTCGTCGCTGTTGCAGCAAAGCGTGAACTTTACGTCGACTACGTTCCTGCAGAAAAAAATCAACCAACAGTTATTTTAGTAAACGGTCTTACTTATAGCACGCGCCAGTGGAATGGTTTTGTTGAGCCATTGCTTCAACGTGGGGTGGGCATTCTTCGTTACGATCCATTTGGACAAGGGCAGACTTTATTAAAGTATGCTCCAATCTTGGCGCCAATTCCTTATCAAGATCAGGTGAGTGATCTAAAAACATTATTAGAAAAAATGCAGTTGAAAGGTCCTTATCATTTAGTAGGTCTTTCCTATGGTGGCGGTATCATCGCAGGCTTTGCAGCTCAATATCCGCAGTTAGTAAAAAACCTAATTATGATGGCGCCATTCACTCGTCCACTTGATGGTCAAGACAACTGGATTAAATCACAAATCTGGGCGACTCGTCAGATGTTTCCATTTAATAAAGCCTCTGATGATGATCTTTATGATTATTTCCTTCATCAAATTATTTACGCAACTTACCCGCAAGCTGAGCCCATCGTTTTAGAAAATCCATTTAAACTAGAAGCGACATATCGCCTGGTTCAAGGAATTCGTAAATTCCGTCCCGTTGATCACACACAAAGTATCCCAGCAAAGTCTTTGCATCTTGTGATTGCTAGACAGGATCAATACATCAACACGAGCGTGCTTGATGAATATTGGGATGCAGTTCCTGTTGCAAGCAGAGCAAGTCGTCTTTACATCAACGGCAGCGAACACAAAATGGTCGAAGCGGTTCCGTATTTTTCTGCTGCGTGGGTTTATCAAATCGTAAAAGGAAATCCAGAATTCCAAGGCGGAAAAGATTTTGAAGGTTATCCATTCCGTGGAGAAGTTAAGAACGGCGACAAAGTTATTAAAGTGGGTCGCGAATGA
- the fabG gene encoding 3-oxoacyl-ACP reductase FabG has protein sequence MKNINFDFKNKNAVVTGGASGIGFQIALDFLKAGGNVAIWDYSEQALQNAKAEFAAYASQLSFAQVDVTNRDSVNKATTTLPWAVDILVNNAGITRDKSFAKMQAEDWDAVINTNLTGLFNVTKTLLEKFNPSSQQKRIINISSVVGLYGNFGQTNYAAAKAGVIGMTKTWAKELGRKGFTSNAIAPGFILTAMTKAMPKEVLDGMASKVPVVRLGEVEDIANACLFLASDQAAYINGAVLSVDGGIVL, from the coding sequence ATGAAAAATATAAATTTTGATTTCAAAAATAAAAATGCAGTTGTTACAGGTGGCGCTTCCGGAATTGGTTTCCAAATTGCTTTGGACTTTTTAAAAGCTGGTGGCAACGTTGCGATCTGGGATTATTCCGAACAAGCTTTGCAAAATGCAAAAGCTGAATTCGCAGCGTACGCTTCACAACTTTCATTCGCGCAAGTGGATGTGACAAATCGTGATTCAGTAAATAAAGCGACAACAACTTTACCGTGGGCTGTGGATATTCTTGTGAATAACGCTGGTATCACTCGCGATAAATCTTTCGCAAAAATGCAGGCTGAAGATTGGGATGCAGTTATCAATACTAATTTGACGGGCTTATTTAATGTCACAAAGACTTTGTTAGAAAAATTTAATCCAAGCTCTCAACAAAAGCGCATCATTAATATCTCATCAGTAGTTGGTCTTTATGGAAATTTTGGTCAAACGAACTACGCCGCTGCAAAAGCAGGTGTGATTGGTATGACAAAGACGTGGGCTAAGGAATTAGGTCGTAAAGGCTTTACTTCAAATGCCATCGCTCCAGGTTTTATTTTAACAGCGATGACAAAAGCGATGCCTAAAGAAGTTTTAGATGGAATGGCATCCAAAGTACCTGTGGTGCGTTTAGGTGAAGTTGAAGACATTGCAAACGCCTGTTTGTTCTTGGCAAGTGATCAGGCGGCATATATCAACGGCGCTGTTCTCAGCGTTGATGGTGGAATTGTTCTATAA
- a CDS encoding ketoacyl-ACP synthase III, with protein MKSSTIVGTGMFAPERVISNTYFDELYKKDIGRFLKEQRNISERRWMKEDQRTSDLIIPAALQALRSANITALDLDLIIVATDTPDYLSPSTASVITYLLGADNAGSFDVNSACAGFVTACDMAHKYIVADQKYKNVLVIGAYGMSKYLNFDDYKIASLFADGAGAVVIQATEEEGFLESQMFTEGQYHDYMGIYAGGTAKPVSHQVIEHKEHLLSFPKKIPPETNGIHWPKLTHALLDRIKKHPEDIKHFFITQFNVQSIYETLDKLNLSRDRAHYIMDRYGYTGSASIAMAIADAAQMGKMKKGDLVFMLGSGGGMSMTALALTWGYDT; from the coding sequence ATGAAATCGTCAACTATCGTTGGAACTGGAATGTTCGCGCCAGAACGAGTGATCTCAAATACTTATTTTGATGAACTTTACAAAAAGGACATCGGCCGCTTTTTAAAAGAACAAAGAAATATCTCTGAAAGACGTTGGATGAAGGAAGACCAACGTACTTCTGACCTAATCATTCCAGCAGCACTTCAAGCCCTGAGGTCAGCGAATATTACAGCGTTGGATTTAGATCTAATAATTGTAGCAACAGACACGCCTGATTATCTCTCTCCATCTACGGCTTCTGTTATCACTTATTTATTAGGTGCCGACAACGCTGGTAGCTTTGACGTGAACTCCGCTTGCGCAGGATTTGTGACTGCTTGTGATATGGCTCACAAATATATAGTGGCCGATCAAAAGTACAAAAACGTGCTTGTGATCGGCGCTTACGGGATGAGTAAGTATTTAAATTTTGACGATTACAAAATTGCATCGTTGTTTGCTGATGGCGCCGGCGCCGTAGTTATTCAAGCGACAGAAGAAGAGGGCTTTTTAGAAAGCCAAATGTTCACTGAGGGCCAATATCATGACTATATGGGGATTTATGCTGGCGGCACAGCTAAGCCCGTGTCCCATCAAGTGATTGAACATAAAGAACATCTTCTTTCATTTCCAAAAAAAATTCCGCCAGAGACAAATGGAATCCACTGGCCGAAATTGACCCATGCTTTATTAGATAGAATTAAAAAACATCCTGAAGATATTAAGCACTTCTTTATCACTCAGTTTAATGTGCAAAGCATTTATGAAACTTTGGATAAACTTAATCTGTCTAGGGATCGTGCGCATTACATTATGGATCGTTACGGTTATACGGGATCAGCTTCCATTGCCATGGCTATCGCGGATGCTGCCCAAATGGGAAAAATGAAAAAAGGTGATTTGGTCTTTATGTTAGGTTCTGGCGGTGGTATGAGCATGACGGCCTTAGCCCTTACGTGGGGATATGATACTTAA
- a CDS encoding class I adenylate-forming enzyme family protein, whose product MELDWLKHWNLETPNKIAIKDGDSGKEIPYADLFRLSNQAARFLINTYQIKKGDRVAVLSTNELEYVFLFFALQRLGAILVPINFRLTQREVDHIISDSQPQLVLFQEAFGGIVENLEFKVQKLLLQKPDNLVPESDSFADVIHLQPNDEVPFTATENDPVMILYTSGTTGAPKGALLSLKMIYWNSVNTQLRLNLQSTDCTVIFLPFFHTGGWNVLTTPFIHAGGKLVFLKKFDAEQVLKLSEKEKATILFGVPTTMDMMARTPVFKNYDLQKIRYAIVGGEPMPVELIKTWADKGIPVRQGYGLTEFGPNVFSLNEEDALRKIGSIGFPNHYVEAKVVNDEGQELAADEIGELILRGPVAMQGYWNNPKATEETLRDGWLHTGDLVRKDSEGYFYVVGRKKDMFISGGENVYPAEVEQILRSHPGVLEAAVIGVKDEKWGEVGKAFVVTRDEELTAEALRTYCLKNLAKFKTPHHYAFLPNLPKGDSGKILKRLLLNEGFPSK is encoded by the coding sequence ATGGAATTAGATTGGCTTAAACACTGGAATTTAGAAACTCCGAATAAGATCGCCATCAAAGATGGCGATTCTGGGAAAGAGATTCCTTATGCTGATCTATTCCGTCTTTCCAATCAGGCCGCGCGATTTTTAATTAATACTTACCAAATCAAAAAAGGCGATCGAGTTGCCGTTCTTTCAACCAACGAACTTGAATACGTCTTTTTATTTTTCGCGCTTCAAAGACTGGGCGCGATTTTAGTTCCAATCAACTTCCGACTAACACAAAGGGAAGTTGATCACATCATTTCGGATTCACAACCTCAGCTGGTTTTATTTCAAGAGGCTTTCGGCGGCATTGTGGAAAATCTTGAATTTAAAGTTCAGAAGCTTTTGCTGCAGAAACCTGACAATTTAGTTCCTGAATCAGATAGTTTTGCAGATGTAATCCACCTGCAACCAAATGATGAAGTTCCATTTACAGCCACCGAAAATGATCCGGTGATGATTCTTTATACTTCAGGTACAACCGGCGCACCAAAGGGTGCTTTGTTAAGCTTGAAAATGATTTACTGGAATTCAGTGAATACGCAGTTAAGACTGAATCTGCAGTCTACAGACTGCACGGTAATATTCTTACCGTTTTTTCATACCGGTGGTTGGAATGTCTTAACAACTCCATTCATTCACGCTGGTGGAAAATTAGTTTTCTTAAAAAAATTCGACGCTGAACAAGTTTTAAAGCTAAGTGAAAAAGAAAAAGCCACTATTCTATTTGGTGTGCCTACTACAATGGACATGATGGCGCGCACACCGGTCTTTAAGAACTATGATCTGCAAAAAATCCGCTACGCCATTGTGGGCGGTGAACCGATGCCTGTTGAACTTATTAAAACTTGGGCTGACAAAGGCATCCCCGTTCGCCAAGGTTACGGCCTAACTGAATTCGGTCCGAATGTGTTCTCACTAAATGAAGAAGACGCCCTCCGCAAGATCGGCTCCATCGGTTTCCCTAATCATTACGTCGAAGCCAAAGTCGTCAATGACGAAGGCCAAGAGTTAGCGGCTGACGAAATCGGTGAATTGATCTTACGTGGCCCAGTCGCGATGCAAGGATATTGGAATAATCCAAAAGCCACCGAAGAAACTTTACGTGATGGCTGGCTTCACACCGGCGACTTAGTCCGTAAAGACAGCGAAGGATACTTCTACGTCGTCGGCCGCAAAAAAGACATGTTCATTTCCGGCGGCGAAAACGTTTATCCCGCAGAGGTAGAACAAATCCTACGCAGCCACCCCGGAGTTTTAGAAGCCGCCGTCATCGGAGTAAAAGACGAAAAATGGGGCGAAGTCGGAAAGGCTTTCGTGGTGACCCGCGATGAAGAGTTAACGGCGGAAGCATTGCGAACTTATTGCTTGAAGAACCTAGCTAAGTTTAAGACGCCCCACCATTATGCTTTTTTACCTAACCTACCAAAAGGTGACAGTGGAAAAATTCTAAAACGCCTGCTTTTGAATGAAGGCTTCCCTTCTAAGTAG
- a CDS encoding HNH endonuclease: MNPLSRLSNHELENSLKDLVQKERKLLHVILEHIREIDARKLYLEKAYSSIYEYLTKELGYSGSAAMRRLEAARLIRELPGVATKIQEGSLNLSQIGELSRAIKEKEKLSGDKVSSLQKQELVAVVIGKTTQETQHELSRALDLPMKEYDVQKIQKDESVRLELTLSKDQYQKLLSCKDLAAHLLLEKNQSISIPDVIEFLANQYLDERFKNPKSKKIPSVNKRTEQSLNNEHVLFESKVSNHSNSPNASNDHEGFQSAIITTDAVVAKNKSVTPKTRRLIIERDKCCQYVDKKTGKACKSTFALQVDHKIPRWANGDNSFKNLQVLCGNHNRYKYKKEARLQ, from the coding sequence ATGAATCCATTATCTCGTTTATCAAATCATGAACTTGAAAACAGTTTGAAAGATCTGGTTCAAAAAGAACGAAAACTTTTGCATGTGATTTTGGAACACATCCGTGAGATTGATGCTCGTAAGCTTTATCTCGAAAAAGCATATTCGTCGATTTATGAATACCTGACTAAAGAACTTGGATATTCTGGATCGGCAGCCATGCGTCGGCTTGAAGCTGCTCGTCTGATTCGCGAGCTTCCGGGGGTTGCGACTAAAATTCAAGAAGGCTCGTTGAATCTTTCACAAATTGGTGAGCTTTCGCGAGCTATTAAAGAGAAGGAAAAATTAAGTGGCGACAAAGTTTCCTCTTTGCAGAAACAAGAACTGGTTGCTGTTGTTATTGGCAAAACTACGCAGGAAACTCAGCATGAACTATCTCGCGCTTTGGATTTGCCGATGAAAGAATATGACGTACAAAAAATCCAAAAAGATGAATCCGTAAGATTGGAACTGACTTTATCGAAAGATCAATATCAAAAGCTTTTGAGCTGTAAGGATTTAGCGGCGCACTTGCTGTTAGAAAAGAATCAATCTATTTCTATCCCCGACGTAATAGAGTTTCTAGCAAATCAATATTTGGATGAACGATTCAAAAACCCAAAATCGAAGAAAATACCATCTGTAAATAAACGAACTGAGCAGTCCTTGAACAATGAACATGTGCTATTTGAAAGCAAGGTATCTAATCATTCGAATTCACCAAATGCATCAAACGATCACGAAGGTTTCCAATCAGCAATAATCACCACCGATGCGGTGGTGGCGAAAAATAAATCGGTTACGCCAAAAACACGTCGGCTAATTATTGAACGTGATAAATGCTGTCAGTATGTCGATAAGAAAACAGGAAAAGCTTGCAAGAGTACGTTTGCTTTACAAGTAGATCATAAGATTCCACGGTGGGCTAACGGTGATAATTCATTTAAAAACTTGCAGGTTCTGTGCGGCAATCACAATCGCTATAAGTATAAAAAAGAAGCACGACTTCAATAA
- a CDS encoding phospholipase D-like domain-containing protein — MKWVYFFLLSILVSLAACTSATRSPSSEMYDDQRANRIQEIDLELSKYWSNDWRASQRVFQTQKTSASTPVFDGAMVSDPEVRAQVQKLLNERQALVNQLSGKLQLREWSGLGQWFQATFRGPLFETEEVISIKDLDQYRINGPGRNPFPLEHRFYSNYTLRLRNDLPAKDSDKSHAGRGQDNNPSQSYLKGRMECNADIIYDSGFLFFGGPKRSPVYEFNWYYNEVNGQRLKVKFSNNVRRCVVKFFDPEISKNYTHAFELVDLADANKEWYKLTNQIDICARPQGNFGNNPTGFFWQQDYNFSTCPQTYDKLVNLRDPYIATNQKVLALTGSPLSRKDFNDKNPLAKLDFSKAPHFDVIWVSSLNFSADFYGMVMARSLRYHAERGTQIRILVPEVTMTKKDKNILDWLQIGVPNVKVQYYKYRLSSADDGGWFDKFHRVNHTKLIIGYSGSNTKDSFLITGGRNIRDSYIFSDTPFYKAYAYLKNYGDGEESYIYYNDFEIEIRGHEFVKSVMSQMISFWTREPESNRFRSTNINIPQYASPEQVSRLSNLPQLHPVVRHIVSLPFFDGFQLERYYIEMFDSAQSEILLTTPYFRPSVAISAALDRAVSRGVKVKVITRIHLAGDGTPQIAEDVNKEGVNRHLRNVEIYEWADQHSILHAKILVIDTKLSFVSSVNLNRRSFIHDTESGVLILHPKTAEILKAEVNQFLRQSRRLTAQERISWINSTLIDWGDTYF; from the coding sequence ATGAAGTGGGTCTACTTTTTTCTATTATCTATTCTTGTTTCTTTAGCTGCATGTACTAGTGCGACTCGTTCGCCTAGTTCTGAAATGTATGACGATCAAAGAGCGAATAGAATTCAAGAGATCGATTTAGAACTTTCTAAGTACTGGAGCAACGATTGGCGGGCAAGCCAAAGAGTTTTTCAAACTCAGAAAACTTCAGCAAGCACTCCTGTTTTTGATGGTGCGATGGTTTCAGATCCTGAAGTAAGAGCCCAAGTTCAAAAGCTTCTTAATGAAAGACAAGCCCTGGTAAACCAACTTTCAGGCAAATTGCAATTGCGAGAATGGTCAGGCTTAGGTCAATGGTTTCAAGCAACGTTCCGCGGTCCTTTATTTGAAACTGAAGAAGTCATTAGCATTAAAGACTTAGATCAATATAGAATTAACGGCCCGGGTCGCAATCCATTCCCGTTAGAACACCGTTTTTATTCGAACTACACTTTAAGATTAAGAAACGATCTGCCAGCAAAAGACAGCGACAAATCCCATGCAGGCCGTGGCCAGGATAATAATCCTTCGCAAAGTTATCTTAAAGGCCGCATGGAATGTAATGCCGATATCATCTATGATTCTGGATTTCTATTTTTCGGCGGCCCAAAGCGCAGCCCAGTTTATGAATTTAACTGGTACTATAATGAAGTGAACGGCCAGCGCCTGAAAGTAAAATTTAGCAATAACGTGCGCCGTTGCGTAGTGAAGTTTTTTGATCCAGAGATTTCGAAAAACTACACCCATGCTTTTGAACTTGTTGATTTAGCTGATGCCAATAAAGAATGGTACAAGCTGACTAATCAGATTGATATTTGTGCCCGTCCTCAAGGAAACTTCGGTAACAACCCGACTGGTTTCTTCTGGCAACAAGATTATAACTTCTCTACTTGCCCGCAAACTTACGATAAACTTGTGAACTTGCGTGATCCGTATATCGCTACAAACCAAAAGGTTTTAGCGCTAACGGGCTCCCCGCTTTCGCGCAAGGATTTCAATGATAAAAACCCATTAGCGAAATTGGATTTTTCAAAAGCTCCCCATTTCGATGTTATTTGGGTTTCGTCACTGAATTTCTCAGCGGACTTTTACGGTATGGTTATGGCCAGATCCCTGCGCTATCATGCAGAACGTGGCACGCAAATCCGTATCCTAGTTCCTGAAGTAACTATGACTAAGAAGGATAAAAATATCTTAGACTGGTTGCAAATCGGTGTGCCGAACGTCAAAGTTCAGTATTATAAATACCGCCTTTCAAGCGCTGACGACGGCGGCTGGTTTGATAAATTCCACCGAGTCAATCATACGAAGTTAATCATCGGGTATTCTGGCAGCAATACCAAAGATAGCTTCTTAATAACAGGTGGTCGCAATATCCGTGACTCTTATATCTTTAGCGATACGCCATTTTACAAAGCTTATGCCTATTTAAAAAACTATGGCGACGGCGAAGAAAGTTATATCTATTATAACGATTTCGAAATCGAGATTCGTGGTCATGAATTTGTTAAATCCGTGATGTCACAAATGATTTCCTTTTGGACAAGGGAACCAGAAAGCAACCGTTTCCGTTCTACGAATATCAATATCCCACAGTACGCCTCACCAGAACAAGTGTCGCGCCTAAGCAATTTGCCGCAGCTTCATCCGGTGGTCCGTCATATTGTTTCGTTGCCATTCTTTGATGGCTTCCAGCTAGAGCGCTATTACATTGAAATGTTTGATTCAGCCCAATCTGAAATCTTGCTGACTACACCCTATTTCCGTCCAAGCGTTGCCATCAGTGCAGCATTGGATCGCGCTGTTTCCAGAGGCGTAAAAGTGAAAGTCATCACGCGTATTCATTTAGCAGGAGATGGAACCCCGCAAATCGCTGAAGACGTTAATAAGGAAGGCGTGAACCGCCACCTAAGAAACGTTGAAATCTATGAGTGGGCGGACCAGCATTCGATCTTGCATGCTAAAATTTTAGTGATCGACACCAAACTTAGTTTCGTCAGTAGCGTAAACCTAAACCGTCGCAGCTTCATCCACGATACTGAAAGCGGAGTTTTGATTTTACATCCAAAAACAGCAGAGATTCTAAAGGCCGAAGTAAACCAGTTCCTGCGCCAGTCGCGCAGACTTACGGCTCAAGAAAGAATTTCTTGGATCAATAGCACTCTTATTGATTGGGGCGACACGTACTTCTAA